The following coding sequences lie in one Kitasatospora herbaricolor genomic window:
- a CDS encoding L-threonylcarbamoyladenylate synthase → MAKYFDVHPQTPQARTIGTVVDSIRSGALIAYPTDSCFALGCRMGNHEGLERIRSIRRLDDRHHFTLMCENFAQLGQFVQIDNDVFRAVKAATPGSYTFILPATKEVPRRLMHPKKKTVGVRIPEHAVTRALLAELGEPLVSSTLLLPGEDEPMTQGWEIKERLDHVLDAVVDSGDCGTEPTTVVDFSEGGPQIVRRGAGDPARFE, encoded by the coding sequence ATGGCGAAGTACTTCGACGTGCACCCGCAGACCCCTCAGGCCCGCACCATCGGCACCGTGGTCGACAGCATCCGTTCCGGGGCCCTCATCGCGTATCCGACCGACTCCTGTTTCGCCCTGGGCTGCCGCATGGGCAACCACGAGGGCCTGGAGCGGATCCGCTCCATCCGGCGGCTCGACGACCGCCACCACTTCACCCTGATGTGCGAGAACTTCGCCCAGCTGGGGCAGTTCGTCCAGATCGACAACGACGTCTTCCGCGCCGTGAAGGCGGCGACGCCGGGCAGCTACACCTTCATCCTGCCCGCCACCAAGGAAGTCCCGCGCCGGCTGATGCACCCGAAGAAGAAGACGGTGGGGGTCAGGATCCCGGAGCACGCCGTCACCCGGGCGCTGCTCGCCGAACTCGGCGAGCCGCTGGTCTCCAGCACCCTGCTGCTGCCCGGCGAGGACGAGCCGATGACCCAGGGGTGGGAGATCAAGGAGCGGCTCGACCACGTGCTGGACGCCGTGGTCGACTCCGGCGACTGCGGTACGGAGCCGACGACGGTCGTCGACTTCTCCGAGGGCGGGCCGCAGATCGTCCGGCGCGGGGCGGGCGACCCCGCGCGCTTCGAGTGA
- the sigJ gene encoding RNA polymerase sigma factor SigJ → MTTPSEQAQQHPDEQPPAHRPARADGRPDPGLSTIVNERRQLLNLAYRLTGSLADAEDVVQETCARWYLMTPAEQEAIASPGAWLTKVAGRICLNLLGSARARREAYVGEWIPEPLPAPAEWIAGAVAGPGVDPADRITLDESVTMAFLVVFESMTPAERVAFVLHDVFRYPFAEVAEIVGRSPAACRQLATSARRRIAGARTGASPDASRRASVVRRFKAAWQAQDIEALIGLLDPDATAISDGGGRAVAHLLPIEGAERIARLYLTIARLAPPRTILERTVNGQPGLAAESAGRIETVFAFEVAADDRITHIWAVRNPDKLRPWRPA, encoded by the coding sequence ATGACCACCCCGTCGGAACAGGCACAGCAGCACCCGGACGAGCAGCCGCCGGCGCACCGGCCGGCGCGCGCGGACGGGCGGCCGGACCCGGGCCTGAGCACGATCGTGAACGAGCGGCGCCAACTGCTCAATCTCGCCTACCGCCTGACCGGCTCCCTGGCCGACGCGGAGGACGTCGTGCAGGAGACCTGCGCCCGCTGGTACCTGATGACCCCGGCGGAGCAGGAGGCCATCGCCTCCCCGGGCGCCTGGCTGACCAAGGTGGCCGGCCGGATCTGCCTCAACCTGCTCGGTTCCGCCCGCGCCCGGCGCGAGGCCTACGTCGGCGAATGGATCCCGGAGCCGCTGCCCGCCCCGGCCGAGTGGATCGCCGGGGCGGTCGCCGGCCCCGGCGTGGACCCGGCCGACCGGATCACCCTCGACGAGTCGGTGACCATGGCCTTCCTGGTGGTCTTCGAGTCGATGACCCCGGCCGAACGCGTCGCCTTCGTCCTGCACGACGTCTTCCGCTACCCGTTCGCCGAGGTGGCCGAGATCGTCGGCCGCAGCCCGGCGGCCTGCCGCCAGCTGGCCACCTCGGCCCGCCGCCGGATCGCCGGCGCACGCACCGGGGCGAGCCCCGACGCGTCCCGGCGGGCGAGCGTCGTCCGCCGCTTCAAGGCGGCCTGGCAGGCGCAGGACATCGAGGCTCTGATCGGCCTGCTCGACCCGGACGCCACCGCGATCTCCGACGGCGGCGGCCGCGCCGTCGCCCACCTGCTGCCGATCGAGGGCGCCGAGCGGATCGCCCGCCTCTACCTGACGATCGCCCGCCTCGCACCACCCCGGACGATCCTCGAACGCACCGTCAACGGGCAGCCGGGCCTCGCCGCCGAGTCCGCGGGCCGGATCGAGACGGTGTTCGCCTTCGAGGTCGCCGCCGACGACCGGATCACCCACATCTGGGCGGTGCGCAACCCGGACAAGCTCCGCCCCTGGCGCCCGGCCTGA
- a CDS encoding discoidin domain-containing protein codes for MGVTRRAFLQAAAVAGVAGVMGLGESALAGPAAAASAPGDVVGKVTVGYQGWFACAGDGAPVNGWWHWAQNWGQAPSPSNSAVVAWPDVRDYPTTYSTAYGSLGNGQPASLFSSYDQSTVDVHFRWMKQYGIDTAALQRFNPTGGEGPTRDAMAGRVRSAAESQGVKFYVMYDVSDWTTMQADIKTDWTNKMRAHTASSAYARQNGRPVVCIWGFGFNDNQRPFAPGPCLEVVNWFKAQGCYVIGGVPTWWRTGDRDSRPGFADVYHAFDMLSPWMVGRIGNVADADNFYNVATVPDLAECAAHGIDYQPCVLPGGVANRQRAHGDFMWRQFWNMGRAGVASVYISMFDEYNEGNQIAKTAESQAWVPAGSGFLSLDEDGTACSSDYYLRLTGDGGRMLKGQIALTAVRPTRPVVGGGGDTVPPTAPGGLHVTAQSDTTVALAWTASTDNVGVTGYRIRQVSGSAATPVGTVAGNVTAFTVTGLGASTSYVFDVQALDAAGGVSQPSGQASATTTAGSSPTVNLALRRPASESSHTQVYGSGNAVDGDPNTYWESANNAFPQWLQVDLGAATAVRRIVLTLPPATAWATRTQSVAVQGSTDGGSFGQLLGATGCTFDPATGNTATLTLPATATTRYVRLVITANTGWPAGQISEFRVYAA; via the coding sequence ATGGGTGTCACGCGTCGGGCGTTTCTGCAGGCCGCAGCTGTGGCGGGGGTCGCCGGAGTCATGGGGCTCGGGGAGAGCGCGCTCGCCGGGCCCGCGGCCGCGGCGAGCGCGCCCGGCGACGTGGTCGGCAAGGTGACCGTGGGCTACCAGGGCTGGTTCGCCTGCGCCGGGGACGGTGCCCCGGTCAACGGCTGGTGGCACTGGGCCCAGAACTGGGGCCAGGCGCCGTCCCCCTCCAACAGCGCCGTCGTGGCCTGGCCGGACGTCCGCGACTACCCGACGACCTACTCCACCGCCTACGGCAGCCTCGGCAACGGGCAGCCGGCCTCGCTGTTCTCCTCCTACGACCAGTCCACCGTCGACGTGCACTTCCGCTGGATGAAGCAGTACGGCATCGACACCGCGGCCCTCCAGCGGTTCAACCCCACCGGCGGCGAGGGCCCGACCCGCGACGCGATGGCGGGCAGGGTGCGCAGCGCGGCGGAGTCCCAGGGCGTCAAGTTCTACGTGATGTACGACGTCTCCGACTGGACGACCATGCAGGCGGACATCAAGACCGACTGGACGAACAAGATGCGGGCGCACACCGCCTCGTCCGCCTACGCGCGTCAGAACGGCAGGCCGGTGGTGTGCATCTGGGGATTCGGCTTCAACGACAACCAGCGGCCGTTCGCACCGGGCCCCTGCCTGGAGGTGGTGAACTGGTTCAAGGCGCAGGGCTGTTACGTGATCGGCGGGGTTCCGACCTGGTGGCGCACGGGCGACCGGGACTCCCGGCCCGGGTTCGCCGACGTCTACCACGCCTTCGACATGCTCTCGCCGTGGATGGTCGGCCGGATCGGCAACGTCGCGGACGCCGACAACTTCTACAACGTGGCGACCGTGCCCGACCTCGCCGAGTGCGCCGCGCACGGCATCGACTACCAGCCGTGCGTGCTGCCCGGCGGGGTCGCCAACCGGCAGCGTGCCCACGGCGACTTCATGTGGCGCCAGTTCTGGAACATGGGCCGGGCCGGGGTGGCGAGCGTCTACATCTCGATGTTCGACGAGTACAACGAGGGCAACCAGATCGCCAAGACCGCCGAGTCCCAGGCCTGGGTGCCGGCCGGATCGGGCTTCCTCTCGCTCGACGAGGACGGCACCGCCTGTTCCTCCGACTACTACCTGCGGCTGACCGGCGACGGCGGCCGGATGCTGAAGGGCCAGATCGCCCTCACCGCCGTGCGGCCCACCCGGCCGGTCGTCGGCGGCGGTGGCGACACCGTGCCGCCGACCGCCCCCGGCGGGCTGCACGTCACCGCGCAGAGCGACACCACGGTGGCGCTGGCCTGGACGGCGTCCACCGACAACGTCGGCGTGACCGGCTACCGGATCCGCCAGGTCAGCGGCTCCGCCGCCACCCCGGTCGGCACCGTCGCCGGGAACGTCACGGCGTTCACCGTGACCGGGCTCGGCGCCTCCACGTCCTACGTCTTCGACGTGCAGGCCCTGGACGCGGCCGGGGGCGTCTCGCAGCCCTCCGGCCAGGCTTCCGCCACCACCACGGCCGGCAGCTCGCCGACCGTCAACCTCGCTCTGCGCCGGCCTGCTTCGGAGAGCAGCCACACCCAGGTCTACGGCTCCGGCAACGCCGTGGACGGTGACCCGAACACCTACTGGGAGAGCGCCAACAACGCCTTCCCGCAGTGGCTCCAGGTCGACCTGGGCGCGGCCACCGCGGTCCGCCGGATCGTCCTCACGCTGCCGCCGGCCACCGCGTGGGCCACCCGCACGCAGAGCGTCGCCGTCCAGGGCAGCACCGACGGCGGCTCCTTCGGGCAGCTGCTGGGTGCCACGGGCTGCACGTTCGACCCGGCCACCGGGAACACCGCCACGCTGACCCTGCCCGCCACCGCGACCACCCGGTACGTGCGGCTGGTCATCACCGCCAACACCGGCTGGCCGGCGGGGCAGATCTCGGAGTTCCGGGTGTACGCCGCCTGA
- a CDS encoding LUD domain-containing protein produces the protein MDDFQEIADRVGIEALRGEFTDAAMMRDRPRLAALFTHDGVLRMPDVPAEFTGRDEIVSGGERLQSQWDFFVQNSHPGVIRIDGDTATGRTYMHEVARLIDGRSGLNFAVYHDTYRRTAEGWRFAERVYEVRYVDTTPLAGRAPGAGGSGAPATGTDGTEGAHGADGGFAAPASAERLERAVAALRANGFTAELLDDAAAARARVKELVPAGAEVFTGASETLRLSGIARDIETGDRYRAVRPRVLAMDRATESDRIRRLVATPDVLLASVAAVTETGSLVIASGSGSQLPACAGGAARAIWIVGAQKVVPDLGTALRRVEEHALPLESVRARAAYGRPSAVNRLLVLNAEPQPGRGTVLLLREAVGF, from the coding sequence ATGGACGACTTCCAGGAGATCGCCGACCGCGTCGGGATCGAGGCGCTGCGCGGTGAGTTCACCGACGCGGCGATGATGCGCGACCGCCCGCGCCTGGCCGCGCTGTTCACCCACGACGGCGTGCTGCGGATGCCCGACGTCCCGGCCGAGTTCACCGGCCGGGACGAGATCGTGAGCGGGGGCGAGCGCCTGCAGAGCCAGTGGGACTTCTTCGTGCAGAACAGCCATCCGGGCGTGATCCGGATCGACGGCGACACGGCCACCGGTCGCACCTACATGCACGAGGTCGCGCGTCTGATCGACGGCCGCTCGGGCTTGAACTTCGCTGTCTACCACGACACTTACCGGCGTACGGCCGAGGGGTGGAGGTTCGCCGAGCGCGTCTACGAGGTCCGGTACGTCGACACCACCCCGCTGGCCGGCCGGGCGCCGGGTGCCGGCGGGTCGGGTGCCCCGGCCACCGGGACGGACGGGACGGAGGGGGCTCACGGGGCGGACGGGGGTTTCGCGGCGCCGGCGTCGGCGGAGCGGCTGGAGCGGGCGGTCGCGGCGCTGCGGGCCAACGGCTTCACCGCCGAACTGCTCGACGACGCCGCGGCGGCCCGCGCCCGCGTGAAGGAGCTGGTCCCCGCGGGCGCGGAGGTGTTCACCGGGGCCAGCGAGACGCTGCGGCTGTCCGGCATCGCGCGGGACATCGAAACGGGCGACCGCTACCGGGCCGTGCGGCCGCGGGTGCTGGCGATGGACCGGGCCACCGAGTCCGACCGGATCCGCCGGCTGGTGGCCACCCCAGACGTCCTGCTCGCCAGCGTCGCGGCCGTCACCGAGACCGGCTCGCTCGTCATCGCCTCGGGCAGCGGCAGCCAGCTGCCCGCCTGTGCGGGCGGCGCGGCGCGGGCGATCTGGATCGTCGGGGCGCAGAAGGTGGTGCCGGACCTGGGCACGGCGCTGCGCCGGGTCGAGGAGCACGCCCTTCCGTTGGAGAGCGTGCGCGCCCGGGCGGCCTACGGGCGTCCCAGCGCGGTCAACCGGCTGCTCGTCCTGAACGCCGAGCCGCAGCCCGGGCGCGGCACCGTCCTGCTGCTGCGCGAGGCCGTCGGGTTCTGA
- a CDS encoding LacI family DNA-binding transcriptional regulator, with protein MTSRHGSRPTMNDVAAAAGVGLKTVSRVVNGESGVSPAMAARVNAAIAELGFRRNDSARLLRTGRTASIALLLEDIADPFSSALTRAVEDVAASEGCLVFTGSSGEHPLRERELALAFCARRVDGLVVVPAGDDHSYLLPETASGTPVVFLDRPATGIAADAILSDNAGGAREGVSHLIRHGHRRIGFVGDLPQIHTSAERLRGYREAMADAGLPVDERWIACGPTDRARVGEALTRLTTGPEPVTALFTANNRITVAALHQLPRPDERPALLGFDDLELADLLTPALTVVAQDPAALGTTAARTLFERLAGDRTPPRRIVIPTRLIARGSAESPPPARR; from the coding sequence ATGACCAGCAGACACGGCAGCCGGCCCACCATGAACGACGTCGCCGCGGCGGCGGGCGTGGGCCTCAAGACCGTCTCCCGGGTCGTCAACGGCGAGAGCGGCGTCAGCCCGGCGATGGCGGCCCGCGTCAACGCCGCCATCGCCGAACTCGGCTTCCGCCGCAACGACAGCGCCCGCCTGCTGCGCACCGGCCGCACCGCGAGCATCGCGCTGCTGCTGGAGGACATCGCGGACCCGTTCTCCTCCGCCCTGACCAGGGCGGTGGAGGACGTGGCCGCATCCGAGGGCTGCCTGGTGTTCACCGGCTCCAGCGGTGAGCACCCGCTGCGCGAGCGCGAACTGGCCCTGGCCTTCTGCGCCCGCCGGGTCGACGGGCTGGTGGTCGTCCCCGCCGGCGACGACCACTCCTACCTCCTCCCCGAGACCGCCTCCGGCACCCCCGTGGTCTTCCTCGACCGCCCCGCCACCGGGATCGCCGCCGACGCGATCCTCAGCGACAACGCCGGCGGGGCCCGCGAGGGCGTGAGCCACCTGATCCGGCACGGCCACCGCAGGATCGGCTTCGTCGGCGACCTGCCGCAGATCCACACCAGCGCCGAGCGGCTGCGCGGCTACCGCGAGGCGATGGCCGACGCCGGCCTCCCGGTGGACGAACGCTGGATCGCCTGCGGCCCCACCGACCGGGCCCGGGTGGGGGAGGCGCTCACCCGCCTGACCACCGGCCCCGAGCCCGTCACCGCGCTGTTCACCGCCAACAACCGGATCACCGTCGCCGCCCTGCACCAACTGCCCCGCCCCGACGAACGGCCGGCCCTGCTCGGCTTCGACGACCTCGAACTCGCCGACCTGCTCACCCCCGCCCTCACCGTCGTCGCCCAGGACCCGGCCGCCCTCGGCACCACCGCCGCCCGCACCCTGTTCGAACGACTGGCGGGCGACCGCACCCCGCCGCGCCGCATCGTCATCCCCACCCGCTTGATCGCCCGCGGCTCCGCCGAGAGCCCGCCGCCGGCCCGCCGCTGA
- a CDS encoding HAD family hydrolase, whose protein sequence is MTGALSSWKDGPAKQAILDFVASATRAGPGFVPVTDRIAAFDNDGTLWVEQPVPPQFDFQFRKWAEEVRDDPSLAGRQPYKAVAEEDAAFFERAATQDPQVVAPLLEAFARSWAGTTPEEFEAQVRAWIATAKQPKLGRPYVQLVYRPMLELFDLLKAHDFRVFVCSGGGRDFMRVFAEETWGLHPENVIGTASAFSYRDGRIIRTGDVVGGLDLGPGKPEHIFAQTGRLPVFAGGNADVDVEMLESATFALLIDHDDPQREFAYTKGAAKSLAKAAELGWTVVSMKNDWTTVFADQDGPP, encoded by the coding sequence ATGACCGGCGCTCTTTCGAGCTGGAAGGACGGCCCCGCCAAACAGGCGATCCTCGACTTCGTCGCGTCCGCGACGCGGGCCGGCCCAGGGTTCGTGCCGGTCACGGACCGGATCGCCGCCTTCGACAACGACGGCACGCTGTGGGTCGAGCAACCGGTACCTCCCCAGTTCGACTTCCAGTTCCGCAAGTGGGCCGAAGAGGTCCGGGACGACCCGTCGCTGGCCGGCCGGCAGCCCTACAAGGCCGTCGCCGAGGAGGACGCGGCGTTCTTCGAGCGGGCGGCGACGCAGGACCCGCAGGTGGTGGCACCCCTGCTGGAGGCGTTCGCGCGCTCCTGGGCCGGCACGACGCCCGAGGAATTCGAGGCGCAGGTGCGCGCCTGGATCGCGACGGCGAAGCAGCCGAAACTCGGTCGCCCCTATGTCCAGTTGGTCTACCGGCCGATGCTGGAGCTCTTCGACCTCCTGAAGGCCCACGACTTCCGGGTGTTCGTGTGCTCCGGCGGCGGCCGCGACTTCATGCGCGTGTTCGCCGAGGAGACCTGGGGCCTGCACCCGGAGAACGTCATCGGCACGGCCTCGGCGTTCAGCTACCGCGACGGGAGGATCATCCGTACCGGGGACGTGGTCGGCGGGCTGGACCTGGGGCCGGGCAAGCCCGAGCACATCTTCGCCCAGACCGGGCGCCTGCCGGTGTTCGCGGGCGGCAACGCCGACGTGGACGTCGAGATGCTGGAGAGCGCCACCTTCGCGCTGCTCATCGACCACGACGACCCGCAGCGCGAGTTCGCCTACACCAAGGGCGCCGCGAAGTCGCTCGCGAAGGCCGCGGAACTGGGCTGGACCGTCGTCAGCATGAAGAACGACTGGACCACCGTCTTCGCCGACCAGGACGGCCCGCCATGA
- a CDS encoding cellulase family glycosylhydrolase codes for MEKPPSSRVLTAVGAAVAAVLGLLVSVSGLTAGSAEAVASGIHVSNGRLYEANGNEFVMRGVNHAHAWYPSRTASIADIAAKGANTVRLVLSNGDRWTRTTTSEVSSLIGQCKANKLICVLEVHDTTGYGEDGAATTLDRAAQFWIDNKSALAGQENYVVVNLGNEPFGNTGYAAWTDATKAAIGRLRTAGINQALMADAPNWGQDWSGTMRDNAASVLAADPAHNTVFSVHMYGVYDTAAEVQAYLNFFVNNHLPIVVGEFGNLHSDGNPDEDAIMATAKSLRVGYLGWSWSGNGSGVEYLDLVNGFDRNAPTSWGNRLFYGSDGISSTSKTATVFGATGSPGTSPSPSATTAPNGYPYCASSSSDPDGDGWGWENSRSCVVRGSAADTPSPSATTAPNGYPYCAGGSSDTDGDGWGWENSRSCVVRGSAADH; via the coding sequence ATGGAAAAGCCGCCGAGCAGCAGGGTGCTCACGGCCGTCGGCGCGGCAGTCGCCGCCGTCCTCGGCCTGCTGGTCTCCGTGTCCGGGCTCACCGCCGGCAGCGCCGAGGCCGTCGCCTCCGGCATCCACGTCAGCAACGGGCGCCTGTACGAGGCCAACGGCAACGAGTTCGTCATGCGCGGGGTCAACCACGCGCACGCCTGGTACCCGAGCCGCACCGCCTCGATCGCCGACATCGCGGCCAAGGGCGCCAACACGGTCCGCCTCGTGCTCAGCAACGGCGACCGGTGGACCCGGACGACGACCTCCGAGGTCTCCTCCCTGATCGGCCAGTGCAAGGCCAACAAGCTCATCTGCGTGCTCGAGGTCCATGACACGACCGGCTACGGCGAGGACGGCGCCGCCACGACCCTCGACCGGGCCGCGCAGTTCTGGATCGACAACAAGAGCGCGCTGGCGGGCCAGGAGAACTACGTCGTCGTCAACCTCGGCAACGAGCCCTTCGGCAACACCGGCTACGCTGCCTGGACCGACGCCACCAAGGCGGCGATCGGCAGGCTCCGCACCGCCGGCATCAACCAAGCGCTGATGGCGGACGCCCCCAACTGGGGCCAGGACTGGTCCGGCACGATGCGCGACAACGCCGCCTCGGTCCTCGCCGCCGACCCGGCCCACAACACCGTCTTCTCGGTCCACATGTACGGCGTCTACGACACCGCCGCCGAGGTGCAGGCCTACCTCAACTTCTTCGTCAACAACCACCTCCCCATCGTCGTCGGCGAGTTCGGCAACCTGCACAGCGACGGCAATCCCGACGAGGACGCCATCATGGCCACCGCGAAGTCCCTCAGGGTGGGCTACCTCGGCTGGTCCTGGAGCGGCAACGGCAGCGGCGTCGAGTACCTCGATCTCGTCAACGGCTTCGACAGGAACGCGCCGACCAGCTGGGGCAACCGCCTCTTCTACGGCAGCGACGGCATCTCCAGCACCTCGAAGACCGCCACCGTCTTCGGCGCCACCGGTTCCCCCGGCACGTCCCCCTCCCCGTCGGCGACCACCGCCCCCAACGGCTACCCGTACTGCGCGAGCAGCTCCTCCGACCCGGACGGTGACGGCTGGGGCTGGGAGAACAGCCGCTCCTGCGTCGTGCGCGGCAGCGCGGCGGACACCCCCTCCCCGTCGGCGACCACCGCCCCCAACGGCTACCCGTACTGCGCCGGTGGATCCTCGGACACGGACGGTGACGGCTGGGGCTGGGAGAACAGCCGCTCCTGCGTCGTGCGCGGCAGCGCGGCGGACCACTGA
- a CDS encoding NUDIX hydrolase, translating into MTDSQPWREIDRSNVFSRYGRGIDRVTFELPDASRSDFYLRNERPAAAVLALTPDRRVVLARQFRPGPAAFLHELPGGFVEPGDDPAGTAAAELLQETGHRGTLQSVATCWDDAYSNVRRHVFAATDCLKVAEPTLERTEFVDIVLMPLDTFRSTVLRRGRMTDVEAAYLALDHLGLL; encoded by the coding sequence ATGACCGACAGCCAACCGTGGCGCGAGATCGACCGCAGCAACGTCTTCAGCCGCTACGGCCGGGGCATCGACCGGGTGACCTTCGAGCTCCCGGACGCGAGCAGGAGCGACTTCTACCTCAGGAACGAACGGCCGGCCGCGGCCGTGCTCGCCCTCACCCCCGACCGGCGGGTGGTCCTCGCCCGCCAGTTCCGCCCCGGCCCGGCCGCCTTCCTGCACGAACTGCCGGGCGGCTTCGTGGAACCCGGCGACGACCCGGCCGGCACCGCCGCCGCAGAGCTCCTCCAGGAGACCGGCCACCGGGGCACCCTCCAGTCCGTCGCCACCTGCTGGGACGACGCCTACTCCAACGTCCGGCGCCACGTCTTCGCCGCCACCGACTGCCTCAAGGTCGCCGAACCCACCCTTGAACGCACCGAGTTCGTCGACATCGTGCTGATGCCCCTGGACACCTTCCGGTCCACCGTCCTGCGCAGGGGCCGGATGACCGACGTGGAGGCGGCCTACCTCGCGCTGGACCACCTCGGCCTGCTCTGA
- a CDS encoding GNAT family N-acetyltransferase, giving the protein MEIRSTTDEDLEVFVDTAYAAFARFPETPVEGGGGLWWSALEMDRGVLAVTAQGRPVGTAAAYSFELTLPGEVLVPAAGVTAVGVLPSHRRRGVLTSMMRHQLAELRARGEFLSVLLASEATIYGRFGYGPATSTARLTVARHQGALAVPRARAAAGAPAGGPDGGPDGGPDGGPDGGSDGGPDGGSDGGSVELLRRSACGEVLEEVYDRYRRTQPGALGRPHRWWALGAGQPPVSPAPRFVAVHRDADGVPDGYASYSVDEARTLTVDETIATDDAVFTALARFVLGHDLVSQVVFKHVPPGHPLRWQLTDFRAGTVSNDTDWLWVRLLDVPRALTARGWFTDGELVLDVRDPFLGEHGRHLLSVRDGKADCVPTDREPDLSLDVRDLGSVYLGGTAPSTLVRAGHVRAHRPGAAALADALFGAERPPHCLHWF; this is encoded by the coding sequence ATGGAGATTCGTTCCACGACCGATGAGGACCTCGAGGTCTTCGTGGACACGGCCTATGCCGCGTTCGCGCGCTTCCCGGAGACGCCGGTCGAGGGCGGCGGCGGGCTCTGGTGGTCGGCGCTGGAGATGGACCGCGGTGTGCTGGCCGTGACGGCGCAGGGGCGGCCCGTGGGCACCGCCGCCGCGTACTCCTTCGAACTGACCCTGCCCGGTGAGGTCCTCGTCCCGGCCGCCGGGGTGACCGCGGTGGGGGTGCTGCCCTCGCACCGGCGCCGGGGCGTGCTGACTTCGATGATGCGGCATCAGCTCGCCGAGCTGCGGGCGCGCGGGGAGTTCCTGTCCGTGCTGCTGGCCTCGGAGGCCACGATCTACGGCAGGTTCGGCTACGGGCCGGCGACCAGCACGGCGCGGCTGACGGTGGCGCGCCACCAGGGCGCGCTCGCCGTCCCGCGGGCGCGCGCGGCGGCCGGCGCACCGGCGGGCGGCCCGGACGGCGGCCCGGACGGCGGCCCGGACGGCGGCCCGGACGGCGGCTCGGACGGCGGCCCGGACGGCGGCTCGGACGGCGGCTCGGTCGAGCTGCTGCGCCGGAGCGCGTGCGGAGAGGTCCTGGAGGAGGTCTACGACCGGTACCGCCGCACCCAGCCCGGCGCGCTGGGCCGGCCGCACCGCTGGTGGGCCCTGGGCGCGGGGCAGCCACCGGTCTCGCCGGCGCCGCGCTTCGTCGCCGTGCACCGGGACGCCGACGGCGTCCCGGACGGCTACGCCAGCTACTCGGTGGACGAGGCCAGGACCTTGACGGTCGACGAGACCATCGCCACCGACGACGCCGTCTTCACGGCCCTGGCCCGGTTCGTCCTCGGCCACGACCTGGTCTCCCAGGTGGTGTTCAAGCACGTCCCGCCCGGGCACCCGCTGCGCTGGCAGCTCACCGACTTCCGCGCCGGCACGGTGAGCAACGACACCGACTGGCTCTGGGTGCGGCTGCTGGACGTCCCGCGCGCGCTGACCGCGCGCGGCTGGTTCACCGACGGCGAGCTCGTCCTCGACGTCCGGGACCCGTTCCTCGGCGAGCACGGCCGCCACCTGCTGAGCGTGCGGGACGGCAAGGCCGACTGCGTCCCGACCGACCGGGAGCCCGACCTGTCCCTGGACGTGCGCGACCTGGGCTCGGTCTACCTCGGCGGCACCGCCCCGAGCACGCTGGTGCGGGCCGGACACGTCCGGGCCCACCGCCCGGGCGCGGCCGCCCTCGCCGACGCCCTCTTCGGCGCCGAGCGGCCCCCGCACTGCCTGCACTGGTTCTGA
- a CDS encoding peptidoglycan-binding domain-containing protein, protein MKKQFAAVLAAAVAVPALVMAAAAPASAATGARYIRYGDSGYAVKCVQWAWNDFVSSMDFPHPELALDVDGVFGDQTLAAVKQYQRTAQISQDGVVGPVTGNYMWTNRLYRSHPECYPYVPTQV, encoded by the coding sequence ATGAAGAAGCAGTTCGCCGCAGTGCTCGCGGCCGCCGTCGCGGTACCCGCCCTGGTGATGGCCGCGGCCGCTCCGGCGAGCGCCGCCACCGGCGCCCGCTACATCCGGTACGGCGACTCCGGATACGCCGTCAAGTGCGTCCAGTGGGCGTGGAACGACTTCGTCTCGTCGATGGACTTCCCGCACCCGGAGCTGGCCCTGGACGTCGACGGCGTCTTCGGGGACCAGACCCTGGCTGCGGTCAAGCAGTACCAGCGCACCGCGCAGATCAGCCAGGACGGCGTCGTGGGGCCCGTCACCGGCAACTACATGTGGACCAACCGGCTCTACCGGTCCCACCCCGAGTGCTACCCCTACGTCCCCACCCAGGTGTAG